Within Paroedura picta isolate Pp20150507F chromosome 13, Ppicta_v3.0, whole genome shotgun sequence, the genomic segment cagccggaaggttgcggaccgctgctttatggAACAAACTGCTGATGTAGTGATGCACCCTAAAATTAAAACTGCACCTACTGCCTCCATACAcagatcatacaatcaaataaaTCATGTATTTTGTGTTCACTTTCTGAGACTCATTCATCCTTCATTCATGATAATCAATGGTAAATGTCAGCAATCCCTGGAACCAGGAGGGTCAACAATCATCTGTTTTCAACTCGTAAATTCTGGGAGTTCTATTAACATAATTGCAGTCACTTATGATTATTTGTTACAGAATATGCCATTTTAAGATCTTCAGACAAGCTGTTTTTAACATGTGCTGCGAATGAATGAAGAAGGCGGATTAGGTAGTTTAGCATTTATTAAGAAAACTCATCCCTAGtccataaaaaaaataaagccttACCCCCAAATCCCAACCCAACAATGGTCACAATGTACAATGGTGCATGTCATGCTGCCCCCGTAGGAGCTACTCCATGTTCACATCCTTCTGAGCCTTGTATGCCTCCACGCTGGCCTGCAAAAACAGAGGGACTGAATTGAGGACCTGTGGTCTATGCTCTGTGGACAGTTAATCTCAGGCGTATTCCCAGGAGACTGCTGCATAGGAAACTCAAGAGTATGGTATTTGCAAAGGAGACCTAGATTTTAAAAGGGTGTGCTCAGGATTCTTGCCCTGGACAGAACAGACTGTTGCTCCTCTTGTCGACCCAGGCTCTCATATCACAAGGACAGCAAAACCCATGCAGCAAGGCGGGAATCATATCTAGCCTACCTTGGGGTCGTCGGGTGGGATAGACAATGGATTGACCTACCTCAAATTTGctgagcacatgctggcagacACCTGTGAGTTCCTCCAGTCCTTTCTCAAATGCCTCAAGGGCAGAGATGCCTCCTGTGAGGAAGAAGAGAAGCGTTCAGAGAAGAGAAGCGTTTAGAGAAGAGAAGCGTTTATCCATCCCTTGCTCCCAGAAGTAGAGTGATGGACATGGCTCTTTATgctcatcacccccccccccacacccaacaACTTGAGAACTAGAGTAACTGCCCAGGAAGGTGAGTGGGGCATTGAACCTGGATCACTTAATCCCTAGTTTAATgctctaattcagtggtccccaacctttttgaggctggggaccggcagggcaactgcctgcccgcgcatgcgattccctccccccccccacttccgcagtaagaagcttcctgggccgcaagcttgcggcctgggaagttttttactgtgggtggggacagggagccgcggcccggcgccaaggccttcatggcccggcaccgggccgcagcccgcgggttggggaccactgctctaattcaTCCCTCGGTTACTTACAATCAAGAGCTACCCAGGAATCCACAATACATCGCCTTTTCACAATACTACACAATGTGGTCTTAAAATGTATAAAGGCCTCCAGCATTTTTGAACCTGCAGACACCCTCGGGGTTCTGGCAAAGGGCACAGCTGTAAAATGCCTATTGTAGGACATGAAGACAACCAAATTATTTCTTTCTTCATTTATCACATGGCAtctgtgtaatgtagccaggagattcagtgtcattgcctgcccccacatcatAGCCctcatattccttggaggtcgcccttccaaaGGCTTTCCGGGGCTGAACCTGCTTACCTTCTGATAGGatcaagcttgcctgggctatccaggtcagagtccggccaaccacaaaattataGGGGAAGAGATGATAGGTAACTCTAATAATAAGTCTTCAGCATCTCTGGCAGAAGCTCTAACAGAATACCATTttatctgcatagccaatcagaaacATTGCTGGGGAAAGGCgacacccactttctgaaagcatCTGGCAGGtgtgaatagaagaagagttggttcttatatgccgcttttccctacccgaaggagtctcaaagtggcttacagtcgcctttcctttcctcctgacaccctgtggggtgggtgaggctgagagagccctgatatcactgcccggtcagaacagttttatcagtgctgtggtgagcccaaggtcacccagctggctgcatgtgggagagcgcagaatcaaacctggcatgccagattagaagtccacactcctaaccactacaccaaactggctctcaaataggcATCATGTTGAAAGCCTCCAGTCTAGAGATTAGTCCTGTTCTGCCCCAAACACACTCATGGCAATGATCAATGATTTCTGTGGGCTGTAGGGTCTCCAGGATGCCAAGCTACTTAAAGCCACAGAAACGCTGGGGACAGTTCTGATTATACATGGAAAGACATGTGCATATAGGAAATGGCTTAAACTCAAGTCACACCACCAGCCTGTCCAGCTCATTGCAGTCTGTCCTATTTGGCAGCAGCTCTTGAAGGTACTGGACAGAGAAAAGCCTTTCCGGCATCCAGGCTTTAAAACCTGGCAAGTCAGCTGTACTGGCCCTCCAGCAGGTAGGACTGTAGGCTTCACCTTTTGTCTGGATCCGGAAATTGATTTTGCTTTCAGAAGGATGTGTGATGCTGTAGCCACAGAACTCCACTTCTGGACTGCAGAGGGACAGGAAAGAGAGGGAGGCCAGAATCAGCCGGGTAAGCTCTTAATACTCAGGGAGACTAAGGTGGAACAACAGACTTTCCTGAAAGCCGGGTTACGTGCATGGTGAAGCCAGAAAAAAGTTCTGCATCAACTTCTACATCGCCCCCAAAGCATCtgtgtaccattgagaaaccccttaaacattcttcagccttcaagaaacaccagaagtggtgcaattgtgtagaatatggctgggaagcatagctgtgtactatAGCTGTGGTCACAAACGTATTTTGGTGGCCAAGGCTCATCACACATGGTAGTGTATAGAGTCCAGAGAGGTGAGTATTCTAATATAAAGTTTaccgccatggggggggggggggatagcaggaGCAATGGATGCCTGCTCCAGTCCTGTCCCTGGTTCAGCGGTGTAGGCTGCTGGTCCATTTCTGGTGTGTGGGTGAATGGGGGAGTGAGagtccagtgggagtgtctgggagaTGTCATGTCTAGTGACATGCGACTTCTGGGgtggtggcagggaggtgtggcctgctgacatcacttctggggtttttcaaggcTTCATCAAAGgtaaaaggtttaaaaaggctggcctagagacTTATTTCCTaagtgctgtctgtcacagcTGTTTCCCAGATCATGAAAGCCCATAGgatataatccaggggtagtcaaactgcagccctccagatgtccatggactacatttcccacgagcccctgccagcgtttgctgccaggggctcatgggaattgtagtccatggacatctggagggccgcagttggactacccctgactgTAGCCAATCAAACTCCTTCCTCACTCAGAGAGAAGCCTCTCAAGCATGAAAATAATAGACatcctggcaaaccaccccgtattgagtctgccatgaaaacactagagggcgtcaccccaagggtcaggcatgacccataCATAATGTCTTGAAATGGTGAGAATTGTTAGGCAACTTGCATTTCCGCCCTTCACCCTGGCAGTCCCATCATTTCAGCATGCAGAACCTGACTTACTCTTTCATGATCATGTACCGGAGGGAGTTGCCCAGGGTGTGGTCCTCGTTGTGGAGCACAAATGTGACACAGCTTTTATCTGCCCCCTCAGCTCGTACCTGCCAGATGAGATTTAAAAAACACCCATCAGGTTCCTGGAGGACTTCAAGCCCACATCCATCACAGCAGTCAGTTGGTTCTGGTGGTCAACGTGGTTTTGGAAGGATAAAACTGCCACATCAAGTTAGCAGCCTTGGTCAATCCAGCTCCATCTCAAGCAAAGGTCTCAAGCAAAGGAATGTTTTTCCCACCACCTGAGATGGGGAGAAACGgaaatgctggggactgaacctgcgatcttctgcacgccaagcagatttTCTTCCACTAAGTTGCAGCCCTTCATGAGGTCAAAGGCAGAAGCTGTACAGAGCCATTCAGAGCCCACTGCCTCATGTCGTAGGCTTTGAACCAGGCTATAAATCACGGTATTTAGGGGACAGTGTGGGGCGCAGGACCTGGAAGGTGTGGTTCAAGTCATTACTGAGAGCTAGTGTTAAGTAGCTATCAGAGGGAGTATTGGACTATAACCAAGTTGAAATCTCCACTGTCAAAGAACCAAAAATGTTAATCCTTGGAAACAAAAAAGGGACTCTGATCTGACCCAAGACTCATCTCCCCCTCCATGATCTTCAAGGGTTCCTAGATCACAGCATTGGACAGCcaaaatgtattttatatttcccCTCTAGACTGCAACTATCTCCCCAACCTTAATATTTTGATATAGGACTACATTGTGCACTGGTTTCCTCTGATGTATTAGATGTCCTGTTGGGCCAGCTGCTtagttttgtatttgttttcaaTTACACTGTCCTTTCTAATCAAAATAAAAGTATATGCATTAAatgaactcaaatactttggccacctgatgagaaggaagaactccctggagaagagcctaatgctgggtgtgATTGAGGgccaaggaagaaggggacgacagagaatgaggtggctggatggagtcgctgaagcagtcggtgcaaacttaaatggactccggggaatggtagaggacaggaaagcctgggggatcattgtccatggggtcgcgatgggtcggacacgacttcacacctaacaacaacaacaacaacattatatgAACTTTGCTTCTTTCCATTTCTGGGAAATACGTGGCTAGAGTTGTTTTCAAAGATTCCAGAAACACAATTCCgatggcttctttctttctttgtgtgtgcGCTCTAACACAGGACTTTTTCTAACAGTGCAATTCTACACAGAGCTTTgctcttctaaatccactgaagttaaCTGGCTTGCAGTGCAATTCTTGTGAAGGGGGGGCACAACGCCATCGCCCCAGTGGCCAACACGTGGAAGTCTTGCtcatgctgctgcttcttgcttACAACAGCGCCAGCAGCCCTGACAGCACTGCGGTGCTctgccttaaggcaggggtagtcagtcaacctgtggtcctccagctgttcatggactacaattcccatgagcccctgccagcaaacgccttaAGGATCCAGGCAACCCGAGTGGTGATTTCCCATGAACGACGGCACCCCTTTCTGCTGCTGGCCCCGGAATACCGAGAGGAGTGTGCGCTGATTCCTccacgtgcaaaagacacccCGGGATAGAGACAAAACGTCACCTGTTGAACTTCAATCTgctatattcaaatgagtagccatgtgggtctgaagcagcacaataaataGTAGCACTTCTaagcccaaccaagatttattcagggcgagagctttcgagtgcatgcaaggcagcaaggaagagtgcttgcactcgaaagctcacgccttgaataaatcttggttggtgttaaaggtgccgctgggctctgGTTTTATTGTCCAACCCGCTATGCGCGCACCGGTCTCACCTACCATCTGCAGCACCCGCGGCTTCGGGATCCCCTCTTCGTCGCCCATCTCTCGCGCCGGTCTTCCACGCGCGAAGGATCCTGGGAGCCGCAGTCCCCAAAGCGAAGAACGGCAACTCCCGTCAGCCTCTGCGGCAGAGGCAGGCGTTATGTGTAGAAACGCCCGCAATGGCGTCACCGTAGACTTTGGGCTTTCTGGAGCCGAGTGCGGAGAAGAGATTAAGAGAGAAATTATTCAGTCTGGGCAAAAGAATATCAAACCGTCCGTGAAAAGACGAGAAGAGACAGAAGCTAAGGGGAAGGGGCGGGTTCCCTCAGCCGCCCCACTTCCGGTCGGCGGTGAGCGGACGCCTACAACCCTTCGCCCGCCGGACTCCATTTCCCAGACGCCCCTTGCGCTCGGGGGCGGAAGTTCACGTGCTGTTTGCTTAGCCTGCCTGGGAGGCGACGCTGCTGAAGGCGAGAGAAGCTGGGTCTCGGGCGGACGCCCAGCCAGGTAGGAGTCGCCGCTGGGAGAGGGCCCCTGCCCGCTGAGTCAGCCGGAAGCCGGGGGCCACAGTGAATGCAACCGCCCCCGCCCTGGTTCTCGCGCGCCCCTGGTACAGGGCCTTCCTGGAGGGAGGCGTGGGGCGGGCAGGACCTCTCAGGCGAGACTCTCCACCCCGCCTCACTTCTGGGCTGCTGCTAGGCCGGCCTCCTCGGCGGTAGCCATGGCAACGCTCGGGGGCGGGGCTTGaacccctctctcctccctgcttcccccccccccccagcgagattCCTGCAGGCGTCTTAGGCAGGAAGAAATGGACTCCCGCACGCCCACCTGTGCTCGAGGGGGTCGCAGCTGTCAGGAGGAGAAAAAAGAAGCgttggttggtttttataccctgcttttcaccacctgaaggagtctcaaaagcgtcttacaatcgtcttcccttcctcttccccacccctgcgAGGAAGGTGgcgctgagagctctgagagg encodes:
- the LOC143823162 gene encoding DNA-directed RNA polymerases I and III subunit RPAC2-like, whose amino-acid sequence is MGDEEGIPKPRVLQMVRAEGADKSCVTFVLHNEDHTLGNSLRYMIMKDPEVEFCGYSITHPSESKINFRIQTKGGISALEAFEKGLEELTGVCQHVLSKFEASVEAYKAQKDVNME